In a single window of the Gadus macrocephalus chromosome 6, ASM3116895v1 genome:
- the stmn2a gene encoding stathmin-2a isoform X2, with product MKELSVLSLICSCFYPETHNKLLGQFEDMEVKPINKRASGQAFEVILKPPSPVSDAVHSLPSPPKRDISLEDIQNKLEAAEERRRSQEAHVLRALAEKREHEREVMMKAVEENNNFSKMAEEKLQMKMDQIKENREAYLAAIMERLQEKERRAEVVRRNKELREELTA from the exons atgaaggagCTGTCTGTCCTTTCCCTCATCTGCTCCTGCTTCTACCCCGAGACCCACAACAAGCTGCTTGGACAGTTTGAAG ACATGGAGGTGAAGCCCATCAACAAGCGAGCTTCTGGCCAGGCCTTCGAGGTGATCTTGAAGCCTCCTTCCCCGGTGTCGGATGCTGTCCACAGCCTGCCGTCCCCCCCAAAGAGGGACATCTCCCTGGAGGACATCCAGAACAAACTGGAGGCGGCCGAGGAGCGAAGGAGG TCTCAGGAGGCCCATGTACTGAGGGCCTTGGCGGAGAAGCGAGAGCACGAGAGGGAGGTGATGATGAAAGCCGTGGAGGAGAACAACAACTTCAGCAAGATGGCAGAGGAGAAGCTCCAGATGAAGATGGATCAGATCAAGGAGAACCGCGAGGCCTACCTGGCAGCAATCATGGAGCGCCTGCAGGagaag GAGAGGCGTGCAGAGGTGGTGCGGAGGAACAAGGAACTCCGGGAAGAGCTGACAGCATGA
- the stmn2a gene encoding stathmin-2a isoform X1: MAKTATAYKEKMKELSVLSLICSCFYPETHNKLLGQFEDMEVKPINKRASGQAFEVILKPPSPVSDAVHSLPSPPKRDISLEDIQNKLEAAEERRRSQEAHVLRALAEKREHEREVMMKAVEENNNFSKMAEEKLQMKMDQIKENREAYLAAIMERLQEKERRAEVVRRNKELREELTA, from the exons ATGGCCAAAACAGCGACCG CCTACaaggagaagatgaaggagCTGTCTGTCCTTTCCCTCATCTGCTCCTGCTTCTACCCCGAGACCCACAACAAGCTGCTTGGACAGTTTGAAG ACATGGAGGTGAAGCCCATCAACAAGCGAGCTTCTGGCCAGGCCTTCGAGGTGATCTTGAAGCCTCCTTCCCCGGTGTCGGATGCTGTCCACAGCCTGCCGTCCCCCCCAAAGAGGGACATCTCCCTGGAGGACATCCAGAACAAACTGGAGGCGGCCGAGGAGCGAAGGAGG TCTCAGGAGGCCCATGTACTGAGGGCCTTGGCGGAGAAGCGAGAGCACGAGAGGGAGGTGATGATGAAAGCCGTGGAGGAGAACAACAACTTCAGCAAGATGGCAGAGGAGAAGCTCCAGATGAAGATGGATCAGATCAAGGAGAACCGCGAGGCCTACCTGGCAGCAATCATGGAGCGCCTGCAGGagaag GAGAGGCGTGCAGAGGTGGTGCGGAGGAACAAGGAACTCCGGGAAGAGCTGACAGCATGA